In Brassica napus cultivar Da-Ae chromosome C2, Da-Ae, whole genome shotgun sequence, the sequence AtctctatatttatataaaaaagcaTGATCTCTACTAAAACATATTTATGCGAAAAGTCGCCTTAAAATACGGTTATTTGATGATATTTCCATTTATAAAGTTACACTGATAAAAACGTTACACATTTCTTTTTTGAACCTCGTTACATAATTTTTTGGCCGAAAGATAggttaaaattaataaaatcatagTTAAGacatttttataaagtttttactcAATATTCCACCAACTTTTGTGCAGTATTATCTTTCTTATCCATCATCTATTAGGAGCAGATGATACACAAAacttacttatattatattaacttttaaagtgacaaaaaaaaaaaaacttacttatATTAACTTTTCTGTCCATTTGCTGCATGTAGTTTCCAATTTTTTTCACTCTTTTCGTACTATTAAACCGAAAAGAAAATCATATTGAAATTTGGTTGGATTATTCAAGGTAAAATGATTCTCTGTTTTACAAAGCATCAAATGTTGTTGACTCTCTCCAAATCTATCTTTGCTTGCAATGAAAACAATTCTCTCCAACTAACCCTAAACCTACAAATCTCTAAAAATCCTAAAATTATCTTCATTCATTAGAACTATGAGGTAAGAGGGGAAAATAATACTTTATCTACATAGTATGAAATAAGATATGCTACAAAGAAGGTAGCGTGCGGTCGAACCATTTAGAGAGACGCGAGATTTTGGCTGCTACGCTTTTATTTCGACCAAAGAAAGTTTCTGCATTGGACAGCATAACTTCTACGTCGTGTCTTAATGCTTCCACACTCCGGTAATAGTTGTTCTCAAGCCTTGACCTGATTACTTCAATCGACAAAAGTACTGGGAACCTGCACATGAATACACAGAACAAAACCATGtcagcttcatcatctccattaaaATCCTCTTCCAGTGTTGATGAAACTTTACCTGTTAGTGTAGCTGGAGCTTCCCACAGTCTGGTTCAGTTTTTGGAGGCCATAAGAATCCTGAAACGAAGTAGTAAAGGTTTATTTAATACTGCCATGTTTTTGCGCCTCTTAATCTACTTAGAGTAAGACTAACTACAACCACCTAACTAATGTAAAACACGGGCCTATGCTTGGTGACTAGGGGAGTCCGAACCATTGTTCCAGAATCGTTCTAGGCAGCGTCTAGTTGTCTGCCTAGTTGGCAAACTGGATCTAAACGAAACGATTTCTCATAacgatttttcataaaatcGATCTAGACGTTCAAATAATCGAAATCTTCTATAAGACGGGCTACCATGAGATACTAAAAGTGATTAGAATCAGAAACCTTGGTTCTTTTATCTGAAGTCTCCAACTTTGTTAAGGCCAAGAGCAGACGGTTTCGTTTCTCATCATCCATATGAGGCTGCTCCCACTTGGTATCAGCATCAAAAAGCTCCCAGGGACTGTGAAGATGCGTCTCCGTCGGATCATTCTTGTATCTAACTGTGTACCTCTCCCACGGACTATCAGGAAAATCAGGTGATTTGGCCTTCACAGCTAGAATCCGTCCTTCCCACCAATTACCATCTTCTTCGCCTTCGTCTCTCCACCAAACCTTACACTTATCCCTGAAAGTCCAGTTCCTCTGTATCGCTGCTTCGTACCGACTTCTTTCCACAAGAAAATCTGGAAAGCTCACCACCTCAGGCAATGTCAGTTTGAAAGTTTTGTCGAACACTTCGGAGTTGGGGTCGATGACTTTAAGTATCATTTTGCAGCAGCTATCCCCAGAACCAGGGAGTGTTGCGTATTCAAGACTTTCCACTTTACAGATCTCCACCGCCTTTATGTTTCCTCCCTTTACTGAAGTCCAAGGAGCCACTTCCCTCAGGGAGCTGAAGTTCAAGTATTCTTGATGCCCCTGAAAGGTACGAGTAACAGCCACAGGTTAAAAAATTGATACCAGAGGTTGATTAAACAAGACTAACAGATAAGATTACCTGTCGCAGATAAGCAACCTCATCTCCCTTTTGTGGGATATAACGAGAACCCTCTTCATGTGTTGATAATGTTAACCAGGATACCTTTTCTATTGACTGCTGAAGCTTCTTTGTCTCAACAGGTTTAGTTTCACTGAAAGGATAAGTAGACTTTCTATTCCTTGTGGATCTCGACCGAAGTGTTGCCCCAGAAGTTGATATACATTCTTCTTGAGAGTTATGCTTTCCATGTGAATCACTTAGTTTATCTCGGATGTGTGTCAAACTGCCTTCCGGCTTCTCCAAACCATTTGACTCGGTCTCATGGAGCCCATTAGGGACACCTTCATGGGTATTAGCACCACTACTTTGATCCTGACTACACGAACCTGGACTTGTTTCTTGAGTCAGAGTATCACCCCGGTCTGAGTTATTCTCATGCTTTCGTGACTTCTTTCGTCTATAGACATAATCAAACATCCGTTTAGGATGTGACACAGGAACATCAACTGAGACAGGGTCACTGACTGAGACAGGGTCACTGATCAGCGGATTTGAGTCATGCACACAATCATTTGTCAGAGATAGCTCTGTTCCAACCACACCATCCTTTCGGCTGTCCAATGCCAAATCCAATTTAGTGTTTGCAGAACCATCATTTAACGCGTCAGAGCCACCATTCTCTTGATTTATTGATGAAGATTTTACTTCTTGCTTCAAAGATGTATCAGGAGCCCTTGAAACCCACTTGGAGCGGATCCTCAACGTCCTAGAGATAGGTGGAAGGCTATCTTTTAGATCATGCAAGCGACCTGCTACATCCTGAGAACAGTTAGAGGCACCCTCATCAGCCACTCGACTTGGCGACCCATCCACTCCTAGGCATTGTTCCTCACCATTTGGCAAACCATTAGAAAGCACCGTGTCAGTGTCAACTGCAATTCCATCGATATCTGTTCTTAATTCCAAACAATTAGGTGTTGTAACACCATTATCATGGTGATCTGCCTCTTTGCTaacattattttcttttccCTCTGGCTCAGAGCCCATAAGTCCATGCGATGACATTGATTCACTTCTCATTCGCTTTGATGTACGAGCCTTAACCATTCCCCATTTTACTTTGCTTGCATCTAACCCCTTAAAATGATTTGTGGAAACTTCAAAGTTCACAGGAACCCTTGAGTTTTCAGCACAGCCAATCCCTAAAGTTGGAGTTGGAGCATGGGAAGATGTTCCAGGTAGGTTCTCCAGCAAGGAAAGCTTATCTGAACTCTTAACAGGAAACCTAACAACCAATCTCCTTCGTTCAGCAGGTTGAGTTTCGCTAACATCACACTGTTGAGCCCCATCGTCTGAATCACATACGAGAATGTTTTTCCCCTTTGATTGCTTGTCATGCCCATTTACCAAAGCTACATCAAGTTCACTATCCCCAGTGCCTGAGTCCTGTGTTGTCGATTCACTTTCTGATGACTCGCTCAATTCAGAAACATCTTCCTCTTCTGCATCTTTAGATGTGCCTGTAATCTTAGAAAACCAAGAGAGTGCATTTTGTGCAGCCGCTCGCCTAGGTCTGGACGATTTAGATTTTGAAGATTTTCTTTTGGATTCTCTACGACCACTCCTGAATTTCCTGGTACGTTTGTTCTTGCTTGTAGCACCTTCAAGCTCATCAAAGTTTCTCTTTCTAAAACGCCTACCCGAAGAAGTCATGATCTCAGCCTGGTAAAGAGGTAAAAAGAGATAAGTAGCAATATTTGGGCACACAAGATCAAAGCACTATTACAAAACTTACTCCTGTTTTATGTTTTCTCCTTTTGGATCTTCTACGGCTGTTCTGATGATCACCATCCTCATCGCTTCCACTAGAACTGGAACCTGACTCACTAGAAGTCAAAGAATTTATACATTCTTGCTCTTTTCCAGACGAATCCTCTTCTGGCACATTGTATTCGGAGTCATTTCCATCGCTTAAGATATCGATTTCTGGTTCCCACTCCATCACATCTACAAATTCTGGCATCGGCTCAGCTAAGTCTAGATCTGCCAGAGGTGGCATTTGGTAGTCTTGATCTAAAGTGATATCTGGCCCTATAGCAAGCTTTAAAGAAGATGGTCGCCATTCTTTGCCTAAGGCGCCAAGTCGCAGTTTCTGAAACTTGGTCTGATATGGCTCTTCATATGGAATCATCGCTAGAATTGAGAAAGATAGTTGTGTGAATAATACGCCCATCTTAAGTAGAAGGATCCACAAAGAACTTGTAACCATAGTAAAAGAAGGTAAAACCTGAATCACAAAGAGGGTCCTCCATATTTCGGCGATAAGGTGGAAGCTGAGATTCCTGAATCAAAGTTCCAAATGCCAATTAGTGAGTACACACTATGCGTGTAACGAGCAGAAATACATAAATGGTTATGAAGCAGAATCACAAGAAGGGTAAAAAGATGAACTATTTACCTGGTCAAGGACATTCCCATATATGTCCTGGATTAATGGCCGGTAATCCCCCAGGAAAAACTGCAAAGATGCACAGAGAAATTATAAGGAAATTTCATTTTAGCATTAGACAGTGATAAATGCCGACTTGCTTAGCGGAGGTAAAGTGGAGCAGCTAGAATTCAgatatttctataatatttagtgtgaATTTATGGATGTTCAGAGATATGTTCCCATATGCTATCTAGTGTATCTATCAGAAAAGTAGTCAGTAGAAGTAGAGTAATGAAGCTTTCTCTGCAATTGAAGTTATATGGGTACCTGATCATATTTAGCGTCCTTTTGAGAATCCCCTTGGCCTGTGCTTAATACGTACAGTTGGCCCACATCATCTGAAAGTATTATTGACGTTCCATCTctacattatgaagataaagATTAGCAATCAGAAGTACTAGGAGCATAACGAGTACGGAAAAGGTACTATTTGCTTACGGTGAAAACTTCCCATCGACCAACTTGAAGTGTGAAATATCGTATGTGTGGATAGGTTTTCCTTCCCATATCtagaagaagagaacaaaagGTTTAGTAGATAAACAGAAGAAGCGCTTAGGCAGCGCAGAAAGTAAAACTTACATCCCACACTATTGTTTTTCCATCATAGCCAGCACTCATAGCTATCCGAGGATTGAAAGGATGGACGTCCATAACATATGTCTACAAACAATAAGTACATCATGTCAATAACGGTAATACAAGGTACTACGAGGAAATCATGCCTCGAAAACTAGAACAGGAACCAGACAATACAACGACGCATAAATGGCATTAAGCAGAGTTAGGATTGTtctcataaaaacaaaaagacattAACAAATGGTTGAAATAATAGACAGTCTGCTTAGAATTTCTTTCCTTATTTTTCTTGCTTTGAAGTACAGAGGTAACAGTTTTAGCAATTCCGAAAACTCGCTTAAGGTAATCAACCAAATCCATGACAGGAAGAGAAATATACAGAAGGGATCAAGCACTCACAGATGCTGTATGGCCAGTTAAAGAATGTACCAAGCTACCATCAGAGGCATTCCACACGCATATTCTACAATCTTTAACATAGAAAGTGATTCTAGTTAGCAAGAGATGAGCGCTATAAGTCGTCCTGGATTAAACTCTAAGCCATCAAGCGTGTCAAAAAAGTGTTACCCATGATAGCGGCAAGGACAAAACGATTATCCAGACTCCAAGCAATCATGTTAACCCCACGGGGAGTAGGCAGGATCCTTTGACGTGGCCCACCTCTAGGGGGTTGAGGAGGCATGGGC encodes:
- the LOC106382507 gene encoding bromodomain and WD repeat-containing protein 1-like isoform X1 is translated as MALRKNTPKADSVSLPMKPLNFSRKLPGNDPDIAQDVVRRNIDLDQREVYFLMLHLLSSGPCQRTYALLRHELLEHELLPRRYHAWYSRSGLPSGDENDDGNSFPLDYAELAKRYSHVKRDHLVELLKQLVFVSSRPTPSRGLADGNKLVTAGVPTLLGTGSFPLLSYDKDIVGSDLKPPPIGMRWPHMHADQVRGLSLREIGGGFARHHRAPSIRAACYVIVKPSTMVQKMQNIKRLRGHRNAVYCAILDRSGRYVITGSDDRLVKVWSMETAYCLASCRGHEGDITDLAVNSNNTFIASASNDCVIRVWRLPDGLPVSVLRGHIGAITAIAFSPRPGSPYQLLSSSDDGTCRIWDARGAQFAPRIYVPRPPSPDGKNDGPSSSDAQQSHQIFSCAFNASGSVFVTGSSDTLARVYSVWSASRISNDDPEQPNHEMDVLAGHENDVNYVQFSGCAAGSKFADYSKDDSVPKFKSSWFCHDNIVTCSRDGSAIIWIPRSRRSHGKSYRWTRAYHLKVPPPPMPPQPPRGGPRQRILPTPRGVNMIAWSLDNRFVLAAIMDCRICVWNASDGSLVHSLTGHTASTYVMDVHPFNPRIAMSAGYDGKTIVWDIWEGKPIHTYDISHFKLVDGKFSPDGTSIILSDDVGQLYVLSTGQGDSQKDAKYDQFFLGDYRPLIQDIYGNVLDQESQLPPYRRNMEDPLCDSAMIPYEEPYQTKFQKLRLGALGKEWRPSSLKLAIGPDITLDQDYQMPPLADLDLAEPMPEFVDVMEWEPEIDILSDGNDSEYNVPEEDSSGKEQECINSLTSSESGSSSSGSDEDGDHQNSRRRSKRRKHKTGAEIMTSSGRRFRKRNFDELEGATSKNKRTRKFRSGRRESKRKSSKSKSSRPRRAAAQNALSWFSKITGTSKDAEEEDVSELSESSESESTTQDSGTGDSELDVALVNGHDKQSKGKNILVCDSDDGAQQCDVSETQPAERRRLVVRFPVKSSDKLSLLENLPGTSSHAPTPTLGIGCAENSRVPVNFEVSTNHFKGLDASKVKWGMVKARTSKRMRSESMSSHGLMGSEPEGKENNVSKEADHHDNGVTTPNCLELRTDIDGIAVDTDTVLSNGLPNGEEQCLGVDGSPSRVADEGASNCSQDVAGRLHDLKDSLPPISRTLRIRSKWVSRAPDTSLKQEVKSSSINQENGGSDALNDGSANTKLDLALDSRKDGVVGTELSLTNDCVHDSNPLISDPVSVSDPVSVDVPVSHPKRMFDYVYRRKKSRKHENNSDRGDTLTQETSPGSCSQDQSSGANTHEGVPNGLHETESNGLEKPEGSLTHIRDKLSDSHGKHNSQEECISTSGATLRSRSTRNRKSTYPFSETKPVETKKLQQSIEKVSWLTLSTHEEGSRYIPQKGDEVAYLRQGHQEYLNFSSLREVAPWTSVKGGNIKAVEICKVESLEYATLPGSGDSCCKMILKVIDPNSEVFDKTFKLTLPEVVSFPDFLVERSRYEAAIQRNWTFRDKCKVWWRDEGEEDGNWWEGRILAVKAKSPDFPDSPWERYTVRYKNDPTETHLHSPWELFDADTKWEQPHMDDEKRNRLLLALTKLETSDKRTKDSYGLQKLNQTVGSSSYTNRFPVLLSIEVIRSRLENNYYRSVEALRHDVEVMLSNAETFFGRNKSVAAKISRLSKWFDRTLPSL
- the LOC106382507 gene encoding bromodomain and WD repeat-containing protein 3-like isoform X2, which translates into the protein MVQKMQNIKRLRGHRNAVYCAILDRSGRYVITGSDDRLVKVWSMETAYCLASCRGHEGDITDLAVNSNNTFIASASNDCVIRVWRLPDGLPVSVLRGHIGAITAIAFSPRPGSPYQLLSSSDDGTCRIWDARGAQFAPRIYVPRPPSPDGKNDGPSSSDAQQSHQIFSCAFNASGSVFVTGSSDTLARVYSVWSASRISNDDPEQPNHEMDVLAGHENDVNYVQFSGCAAGSKFADYSKDDSVPKFKSSWFCHDNIVTCSRDGSAIIWIPRSRRSHGKSYRWTRAYHLKVPPPPMPPQPPRGGPRQRILPTPRGVNMIAWSLDNRFVLAAIMDCRICVWNASDGSLVHSLTGHTASTYVMDVHPFNPRIAMSAGYDGKTIVWDIWEGKPIHTYDISHFKLVDGKFSPDGTSIILSDDVGQLYVLSTGQGDSQKDAKYDQFFLGDYRPLIQDIYGNVLDQESQLPPYRRNMEDPLCDSAMIPYEEPYQTKFQKLRLGALGKEWRPSSLKLAIGPDITLDQDYQMPPLADLDLAEPMPEFVDVMEWEPEIDILSDGNDSEYNVPEEDSSGKEQECINSLTSSESGSSSSGSDEDGDHQNSRRRSKRRKHKTGAEIMTSSGRRFRKRNFDELEGATSKNKRTRKFRSGRRESKRKSSKSKSSRPRRAAAQNALSWFSKITGTSKDAEEEDVSELSESSESESTTQDSGTGDSELDVALVNGHDKQSKGKNILVCDSDDGAQQCDVSETQPAERRRLVVRFPVKSSDKLSLLENLPGTSSHAPTPTLGIGCAENSRVPVNFEVSTNHFKGLDASKVKWGMVKARTSKRMRSESMSSHGLMGSEPEGKENNVSKEADHHDNGVTTPNCLELRTDIDGIAVDTDTVLSNGLPNGEEQCLGVDGSPSRVADEGASNCSQDVAGRLHDLKDSLPPISRTLRIRSKWVSRAPDTSLKQEVKSSSINQENGGSDALNDGSANTKLDLALDSRKDGVVGTELSLTNDCVHDSNPLISDPVSVSDPVSVDVPVSHPKRMFDYVYRRKKSRKHENNSDRGDTLTQETSPGSCSQDQSSGANTHEGVPNGLHETESNGLEKPEGSLTHIRDKLSDSHGKHNSQEECISTSGATLRSRSTRNRKSTYPFSETKPVETKKLQQSIEKVSWLTLSTHEEGSRYIPQKGDEVAYLRQGHQEYLNFSSLREVAPWTSVKGGNIKAVEICKVESLEYATLPGSGDSCCKMILKVIDPNSEVFDKTFKLTLPEVVSFPDFLVERSRYEAAIQRNWTFRDKCKVWWRDEGEEDGNWWEGRILAVKAKSPDFPDSPWERYTVRYKNDPTETHLHSPWELFDADTKWEQPHMDDEKRNRLLLALTKLETSDKRTKDSYGLQKLNQTVGSSSYTNRFPVLLSIEVIRSRLENNYYRSVEALRHDVEVMLSNAETFFGRNKSVAAKISRLSKWFDRTLPSL